The Synergistaceae bacterium genomic interval GGCCCAATTTAGAAATTTCACTGCAACAAGCAACATCAGGCACCTTTTATAGACTTTTGCCATTTTGAATATATCATCACAGTATGAAGAAAGGATTAAGACGACAAGGGGAAGCATTTGGGGCGGTAATGCGGTTGCAGAAGATGAACATGGCGGACTCATAAGAGTCACAGACATGCTGAAGATTTACAATAGCGGACAGGCCGTCTGTTCCCTTGCGCATATCCGTAGGACCGCAGATCAGATAAATCTGTTTGCCGCTGTGATCGAACATGAAAACTCCCCCTTGCTGTTAAGTTACGGGGGAGTTTAGACGTTTGATGTTATCTGGGATAGGTACGGATGGTTTGACGCTTAC includes:
- the tnpB gene encoding IS66 family insertion sequence element accessory protein TnpB, which codes for MFDHSGKQIYLICGPTDMRKGTDGLSAIVNLQHVCDSYESAMFIFCNRITAPNASPCRLNPFFIL